From the genome of Mya arenaria isolate MELC-2E11 chromosome 5, ASM2691426v1:
cgcgacacgttgtcttggtatgtggaacacatgtggcaagttgttttaaaatctgtccatacaagggaaagttacagcttggacacgacaacctatactctatgtccttatatgcagcactcagTTGtgtgacatagagtataggttgttgtgtctgggctgtaattttcccttgtatggacagatttaaaaataacttgccacatgtgttccatataccaagacgacgtgtcgcgtgcaagacccgtgtccctagctctaaggtgaaagatacaccaagtgtttattcacaatggaatgctgaatatgaagTCATAAGATTGTAGGTTGTTaaatatgggtggtattttttatgttcagaggcaatttaaaataacttgccatatgtatttgatatgtaaaggcaagatcaacttttcatgtactgaccttgttcataggtcaatgtcacattcgggggcattcgtcacatactgtgacagctcatgtttttaataaactCAAATTTCACTTGAAAAAGGAAGACATTGACTTGTGTCTTTTTTTCAGATGATAACCCTGAAGGCCAGAAAGAGTTTGGAGAAACATTAAAACAGACTCTAGCAAGCTTAGCTCAAAATACAGAAGGATTACAGGTGACGATTGTGTTAATTTGTTGATCACTGATACTTACAGTCAGTTGCAGTGCCCAGATAGGCCTAATAGCAAGGTGGGGCACCCCgctgcccttttccagcacACAACTGCCTTTTGACTtcaccctgctgtgcccttttgtctGATAGAGTCATTTTTCAGAAAgaagtatacaaataataaacaaacataattttaacactaaagtaaagataacagctaTTAGagatattcataacaaactattattattaagaGTAGttgcaacacatacacaataataattgtacattgtTCCTTGCTGGACTATGCTCTATTAAGGCTCATTCAAAGCAGACCAAAAGcgccctttctgacctagcaccctgcccttttaaAATCCTTGCTGGAGCACTggagaaaaagtaaaaaattacCTCTGCTTTAGGGAATACATGttcatacaaaaatgttttcggCTTTCCATTTTTGTTGTAAAGATCTTTGATATCttgctttttatatatttatgcctAAAATTATGTGCTTTTTATCTTCTTCAGGATGCTGCCTCAGGCACAGGAGTGGAGGATGATATGATGAAGATGTTTTCTGGTCTGGGCCTCGACCCAAATGCCCAGGAGGACAACTTTATGCCAATGATGCAAAACATGATGAAAACATTGCTTTCAAAAGACGTGCTATACCCATCATTAAAAGAAATTTCAGAAAAGGTGATAAATGATAACAGTTTTAgctctctttttttttttttaaagaaaaacaacttcaGAGATTGCATAACCAAAGAGCTGCACTGATTtacagttttgactgttttatttgtttggactaagaatatgtttttttgggcATCAGTTTTGTCATAAAAGATAACTTGCAAAAGAACAGATTGAATTTGTTAGAAAAACTGCcaaaaattacatttatctTTTAGTATTTGTAACACTTTTACCAatggaacataaatatgaacaacTGTGAGGTACAAATGTAGTATTTTGCCTTCTTATATCAGTGGATTCCAGATATTGATACAAACactggctcattcaaagacaaaaataaaaagttgtcaaagcggtcaatttgtgagagtgcagccttaaaaCCGTCGTTAGCATCATTCCTTTACTTTAGCTGGCCATGACTAAAAATGACCATTGTACAAAAACGTTAACTTACTTGTTACAAAGTTCAAAGCATTGTCTTTAAGGTATGTTATAGCTAAATGCCAAGTGCCTGGATTGAGTATGCAGCATTGCTACTTTAGGTTAAAAAAAGTAAGTCTGAGTAATGCTCATTATGAATAGGTAGTTGTTATACTTTGAATTCAGTCTAATACCTGCAATCAGAAAGAAAGATAAACAAACTAATAATTCCaagattaatatattttctgctTGATTAGGCTTTTGCTAACTTCCGTCCTAATGCAAATGGATAacatgaaaaattaacattgcTTAAATCAACTGGATTTGAACTGAATTTTAAGCAAATGTATGATTGTCAAATATGCAAAACCCCAAAAGGGGCAATTTTAACAGGTTAAAGtttgtaaatatacatttaaatgtaaaaggaaattaatttgTAGTCTGTAACGTTAACTGCACCTCTGGactgaatgaaaaaaaagtttcagCTTAAACATCAttaataaactttattttatgccTGCAGTATTTTTTATAGAGTTTAAGCAGTGAAATATagttgatattttactgttttgaaacagtgaaataacttTTTGAAACCTCAATAACACTGATATTTCACCGTTTTTTTGTAAGGTTTTCCAGATTTGTCTCCCTTGTTCCTTAATCAAACTACAATTGGAGTTACTCCCCTTGTGGTAGCcatagcaaatataaaaaaatgttaaccatGATTTTACTCTGATTGTGTGCAAcacgtttttatttatttttcctttttagtttgtttgtttggaagaaaatatgtttatgtattaccAGAGCTTTTGGGGTGTCAGCTTAAAATtctcaaatgataaaaaagtcaAACAATTTACAGCCTGGCACAATGTGCCATCCCCTCCCTAAGCACCCTGCCCTTTCTAAAATCCTAATTTCTGTGTATATTTTTCAGTATCCCCCATGGCTGGAGAAAAATAAATCCAAAATTACAGAAGCAGAGTTCAGCAACTACTCTAAACAAAATGTCATGATATCACAGATTTTAGTAGAATTCGATAAAGAAAAGTCTACTGACACAGATGATATGAAGAAACAGAGATTCGAACAGATAATGGAAATGATGCAAAAGGTATTCTCATTAGTGATAATGTATGACATTTAACTGTATATAGGTTGGTTGGGAAGTTAGTACATTCgtgattgaaaatatttgtaaactgGTTGAAACTAATTTCACTGCAGTCTATATTAAATGGGCACAATCTAGGTTGatgccatatttttttatattttttttaatgcattattatgtgtaaaccacatttgattttaatgataaaaacaaaacaaaagcatatgGTTAATGAACAgatataaaaagttaaacagaataattcgttgaacaataaatacatattcaaagtGCCCATGACATCACACACATATGATATGTAACTTACAGTTCCtacatatgtataataaattGGATATAGAGTCAGTAAATTAAATATGACACATACTAGATGATTGTATTAAGCAAGGTTTAACCAATGAAGAACCTTCATATTTCAGATGCAGGATCTGGGTCAACCACCGAAGGAAATAGTTGGTGACATGGCTCCAGGACTTGATTTTGATGCCAATGGTGTTCCAAAGTTTCCCGGGACTTCAGATGCCTGCTCAATCATGTGATAATTTGTAGACATTTGATTAGTTCTTACCTGTATCATGTGACACTCAATCAGCATTTTCATTGGTTGTTTCTAAAATCATGTGACAGCAGTCAGCCTTTTCATTGGTTGATTGTTAAAGTCATGTGATTCTCAACTAGCTTTTGATTGGGttgcatacatgtacaactaTTATGTGATATACACAGCTGATTTTCTTCgctgttattgtttaaatatgccTTTAGATAttctatgttgtttttttgatcaagcttgaagtttaaaaaattgttCCAACGTAGAAAAGAATgaattatttgataatatattaataataataatgacttaAAAACTGACTGTAATAAATTAGTTTTATTGTagatatttttgcatatttgttgCTGGTGAAATGATTGTTGTAATTATATTgtttcagatttttatatttttttgtagtACATGTAAACgtcaatatttgtattactCGTACATCCCTTGTTTTGAAGAGATGCTCtttatgattatataaatgaataatattaagAATTGACATTATAGAAGTGGATGTCTagtgttttcattgaaattattcatCTGAAGgtacatatttgtttaattttcactAGTCTCAAGATTCCATCCTGGGCTTTTTTACTGTATGATGACTACCAGGGCCGCAACCCATATATACTAATACTCTTGGTGAAGATATGAAACGGCAGTCTGATTTTATCTTCATGGTATATCgtaataatgctttttaaaCAGACTTTTTCCTGCGCAAAAGGATTTTTTAAAAGTCATCAAAAGCTGATAGATTTTTCCTTATTCTATTTGAATTGCGGCTATAGAGTCTTTTGGCGATTTTTTGTTTGGGCGACTCTACACTTCCATAGTACACTGTATCATTCGTATGCCAAATGCAAGCGCTAAGAATATCTTGCGGAAAACACACCTGCTAATAATCATTAAGAAAAAGTCACTATTGGTAAACCAAGATGACGATGAAAAGTTGACACTAACAAGTCATTAGTAAATGGTATTGGCTACTAAATCTACGATTCAGTGTTATAGTGGAGTTATAGTGGTAGAGTATATTTTACTTTGGTATGAATCGGTTGACTTTTGTTGTTAAGTAGAACATAATgaatttacaaatgtttaaaaagtagCCCTTACACACATTATTGTAACTAGACGAACCTTGCGACTTaccaaaatttaattaaatgttataataaattgtCCTAGTCCAACAGCtcaatatttgttgattttatggatcttttttcttttaaatttccaTTATGTGATGATAAGGCTTGAAAGATTTGTCtttagttttacaattttaacGATATTGCGATATATTGCAAGAAGGGCGCTGTATATTtccaaataattattaatattgaaaaaaaagtgtttgGTTTATTGTTACAATGCTAACGTATACAAACCAAATTGGAAACTTAAAATTCAAAGATTTCGACATCATGAATCCGTGTCAcaagatataaacattaaatttttcTATGAGTGTCTTGTACTTTGAATGGTGTTTGCCATTGTTCAGtggactgtcctcgttgctttagaatgcaaatCTGGATGCATTAGCAGTGTAATCGGGGAAAAAAAtaatggcgggtggggtaaatGGGGTAAATTGGAATTTTATGGTTAAAGACACACTTTTAATGATAATACATAATGAAATCTAAAACTTAATGTCACacgttttttattcaatttggtgactttttgttttttttatatgtatttatataacattcCTGATAGATTTTACCCTTTGAATGTATGTGAAAGTAAGCATAATTCTTATTAcgttatgttattattttgcctattattgtttgaatgtaGCCACcgtttttgtataaatattgtacTTTGCAGActgtatttgatattaatacatcaattgttaaaaatcaaaaatggaaaaaatatatgttttaagaaaatttcaTTACAAATGCTTACCAGGTAATGTCTTCCTATctgttcttcaaaatatatattctgatAATGTTCATAGTATAGTTTGAGTTGGGAAACTACAAATTAATTGCTAGAATTTCATCCCCGCAAGCCCCTTAAAGTTTATTGACcgaataaaaatgttgaattagGGTCTGTATTTGTGTATCGCTCCGGTACTGTCCGGGAACGCAACGGTATTTGTGGTTtatctagaaacacatgtttatggTCCCTTAtcagcatgaacacatattcaaccaTGAAACAGTGAtcgaagaaaaaagaaatatgaaatgtcACCCAACgcttccatttaaaaaaaaattggttgaaaatctagcaattattttatattcaccTTAAAtgggaaattaaaaaaaaatcaccaaacATAAACTAAATACATTCTATAGATACTATACTATAGATACTCTGCTTTTAAAAATACTCTGAACGGTGGTTTTTCGATCTCCCTCGATACATAATACATCatattaattttgcattttttttttaaatatgtcttcAGATCATTTATCTTCCTagatattatacaatgtatgtcAAAGAACATGAAAAGGATCATAAGAGCTTATTAATTTTGTAACAGAGAATATTTcgatttgttttgtaatgaaaactGCATTGTAACAATTGCATTGTAACatttatgcattatattttataaatgtagtTATTATCAAAGAAGATGATAATGTCCgtgtaaaaaaaatcaccgAGATTTTactacatgtttttgtttaaaattgtcaaaCTGAAAGTGATTCCTTTTCAGTACTGTTTCAACTTTTACTGATGGGCGTTCAAGCAATAAAAAGATTAATCATGTTTCTATCTATTTGTctctaaattatttttaaaatccatGATATCATCGTGACATATTTTTGaaaggcttcccaggggattttggtctgaattccaggggattttgatattacagcagggtccaggggattttggtctgaattccaggggattttgatattacaccagggtccaggggattttggtctgaattccaggggattttgatattacaccagggtccaggggattttggtctgaattccaggggattttgatattagacCAGGGTCCAGGGGACTTTTACGCAGCAAAATTTTGCGCAACatctacatttatgatataaaaataaatacaaaaacacccTAATTACAATAAATTGTGGACTTAGACATCATCATGTCCTttatggaatttcacactcgtactattatggatgctttccactgACAACCTGgagctttttttaaaattccagGTGATATGGATCCCCCGGCGGGGAACCAGGGATGGGTTAGACTTTGGggaaatccccccccccccccccccccagaatggtctagtggtattggtCTTCGTCTTTCACCTAAGTGGTTGTTTGTTGGATaccaaccagggtgagagtggtctagtgttaTCGGTGTTTGATCATTtccagggtgatagtggtctaGTAAATTAGTGGtaataggtgtccacctctcacctaAGTGGTTGTTTGTTCGATCCCAACCAGGATATGTTTCTCGTTAAGTTTACATTTGAGCTTTGAACTGTGTGCCTTAAAACAGGGCTATCGTTAAATGTTATACTACTGGGCTTAACCCTGTAGATTCCATTATTAAAACAGGCAGGGCAAGGCCCAGAGTAAACGACATAAACCTTTGGcctagtataaaaaaaaaaacaaaatacttgtattGTCATTGTGTAATTTTAATTATCCTTAAAAATGGCCGGAATTTCTCAAAAACTCTTAAACATAACAATCTTTAGTAGCTTATTAAATAAAGCCAAATTTCTTTTTCTTGATTAAACtgaatgaataattatttgtcGTGATTATCTTAAggataatttccttttaaagtaCAAACACTCTTAAGAATGTAGATATTGTACAAATATTACTAAAccaacaaagaaaacattctgattaagtttcataaacatgGGACCAGACATATTGCCTCTCATATGTACCTAtttgcctctagtatgttcttaatatttttattcaagatttgacctaatgacctagtttttgacaccaTATTTTCAAAGTAGTCATACAGTTCCAAAGATTTTCCTACAAATTGACCTAGTGTTTGACCCCACGTGACACACATTGACGAGCAGTCGAAGATTTAACCAAGGAGGCATTCTaaccaagtttaaacataacctGACCAATGctaccaagatatggtttcAGACAGAAAAAAAGTGAAGGACGGGAGGTCTGACGGACAGATGGAATGACAGAGGGACGGAAAATGCCTAAACAATATTCCTGTCCACAAACCTTCAGTTAAGCGGGGGTAAAAAGTAAGCTAATCTTAATCCTGTTATTATGGACATAAGAACTTTGGAGAAAGAAGTTTGGGGCCACgcctttttctttaaaacaacaattaatcaattcagaaatttattttaagaaaaaatggaaTGTTAGACATTCATTGCTAAATATGTAGTTTAACTTTAttataaacacacacacgcCGCCTATGGCATAAAAAGAGTATAATATCAATGCAGAAAATACATTTGAGTATGTGTGAAGTGTGAAGTATGTACATAAAACATAGCAAAGgaataacatgaaaaataataaagtattaaatacttaaatgtGTTTGCTATTCTGACTACTAAATCACAACAAAGCAATAAAAGTCTCAGAATGAAGCACTACAGTTATGAAATACTAATTTATTGAGTGAGAATTGCATTATTGAGTAGTTTTGATGTAAAAGTTGATCTAGTGGTTCACTGTATACTAAAGAATAAGTTAGCCTGAAAGCTTACcttaacattattttagaaaGAAAAGTCTGAGGGAGTAAACATCTTCccataaaatgttgaattatgtAAAACGACCTAACTCTTAAGAAGGGGCGTAGCTAACCCCTTTTAATGTGCAGGCACCAAGTAAGAGAGGCCATGGGTATGCCCCCACACATGGAAGTTTAGCAGATAGTGTTGAAATTCTGCATTTCCTTCATTTGATAGCTTTTAGTGTGTACATCATAACACTAATAAATCAAATGCTAACGCTtgcttatatacatgtaaataattaaaataaagtgataataaaataaaatgcaagtgAAGGATAATGAGATTCATTATATTCACAGGGCAAAAAAGATAAATAGTTTAGTTCAAGCTTGGCCATATATATACACTTTAGAAAGCATGTACACTTCAactacaaatattaaaaaaacacattaccCGGTATTCAGTAATTGTAAGTTACATTTTTTCTTTGGATTTGTATTTTCAACGGATTTGCAgaataacatataaataaaaaacaaaacaaaaaagcatgtTACTTGTCTAAACGTTTCGGTGAAAAATCGTCATcagcaatcggaacacctcggtcattatGTAATTGAACAGTTGAGTCTCTCCCGATTGCCGAACATTGCCGAGTGTTTACGATTGCATCTTCAGAAATATAAACCGTTACTTTAAACCTGGATACCAATAATCTTACTCCCAGCTTAAACTGCATGAGCAAGAATGTGTTTTGATGTAAAATAAGGACAATAAAGATATCTGTACAAgtaaatggaataaaaatataaaagcataaATGTCAGCACATGGTATCTCCTAGCAGTACATCAGATAGGGTTAAAGGCGCCCAATAAAGGctgatgcatttttttatttgaatttaaatgataaaaataataaaaccgTATGATTTGTGtatacagataaaaaagtatgtaacttttatgaatgtttttttttaattaataccTACGTGACCTCAAATTTCCCAGTATAAAAAAGCCCCAAATattgccaatatatttttttctcccacctcagataattagatccaataatttaaccatgctagatattcttatcttgcccacgggcgaagataaaatgcccgtatggaactcatTTTTAATAGtaaccacattgtaattacctcccttgttgaagactgtcgtcagtagcatcaaggaaatcttgtcttatggtaatatttagaatgctgattaattattatttctcgcttcaaatgtcaccataaaacagtttttacgcaccattcaagaaataatgcttcattctccttagaactatttaaaaagaccgattttactattaacattaactggatcactgcgcgcgtatccatgacaaccacgtgctatcgcatatccatacgcaattattttccctaagcacaaaagagttccagcaaaaaatacatttttaattaattttgtttaactgaagtgggagaaaaagcatctaccatagccgctcgtgtaagatagtttcatcccgaccctcgcgc
Proteins encoded in this window:
- the LOC128234749 gene encoding peroxisomal biogenesis factor 19-like, which encodes MAESGDKSQEKSKSQVETEIDEELNELLDSALEDFDANAKPGQKKDQKTATPKTDGAKGAAAGGGDDPISDMFAEQFSDEMAREFEDAMKGLLSDDPNMMQQIEKLAEAAGNTDDNPEGQKEFGETLKQTLASLAQNTEGLQDAASGTGVEDDMMKMFSGLGLDPNAQEDNFMPMMQNMMKTLLSKDVLYPSLKEISEKYPPWLEKNKSKITEAEFSNYSKQNVMISQILVEFDKEKSTDTDDMKKQRFEQIMEMMQKMQDLGQPPKEIVGDMAPGLDFDANGVPKFPGTSDACSIM